The DNA segment AAGCCCGCTCGCCACAACATTTACAGGTGGAACCGGTCCCCCCCCTGCCCCAGCGCCGTAGCCAGCGCATCAAATCCGGCCCTCAGCAACTGATCATCCTCAGACGTATTGCAGATACTCGCCCGAATAAACTGCGGCACCGCCGTCTGCCCTACGGCAAACGCTTCTGCCGTGGCGATCAGGTAATTGTTCTGCTTGAGTTCAGCCTCGATTTCCGACGCCCGCCAAGGCTCCGGGACTTCAATCCAGAAGTGCGGGCTGTTGAGGTGAGTCCGGTACTCCAGGCCGCTCAGCAGGTCTTCGACCAACGCCTTGCGGCGGCTGATTTCACTGACCTGTTGACGCAGCAGATGCTCTGCCGTGCCGTTTTCAATCCACTGCGTGGCCAGCTCCAGGGTCACCGGCGTGGCCATCCAGCAGGTTGAACGCAGGGCCGCAGAAATACGGCTGACCAGCGCCGGTGGCGCATGCACATACCCCACCCGCAAGCCGGCCGACACGGCCTTGCTCAGGCTGCTGATCAAAATCGTGCGCTCTGGGGCAAAGTGACTCAGGGGTGGTGGGCGATCTTGCACCAGCACACCGTGGGCCTCGTCTTCGAGGATCAGCAGGTTGTGCTCGCGACACACCCTGACCAGTGCCTCACGGCGGGCGACCGACAACACCGCCGTCGTCGGGTTCTGGATGGTCGGCGTGCAGTACAGGGCGGCCACCCGGTGATTGCGACAGACTTCCTCCAGGGCTGCTGGCAACACGCCTTCCTCATCCATTTCCAGGCCGATCAGGCGAATGCCCAGCATCCGCGCGGCGGTGATCAGGCCGGGGTAGGTCAACTGCTCGGTCACCAACGTGTCGCCCGCGCGCACCAACGCCATCAAGGCGCACAGCAACCCATGCTGGCCTCCATTGACACAGATGACCTGCTCGGGAATCGGATGAAAGTCGCGCTGCACCAACCATTGCGCACCTGCCGCGCGGTAGCGGGGCAAGCCGGCGTCCGGGGTGTAGGCGCTGATGTCCTGCAGGAACTTGGCATTGGTGGCCAGGGTTTCAAAGCTCTGGGCCAGGAACGTGGTCTCCTGCCCAGGGATATGCATATTGCGGCTCATATCGAAGTACTGCCGCGGCTCCTCGCTGACGTTGCGAAAGCCTTCGTCACGCTGGCGCTCCATCCCACGCTTGCGCACGAATGTTCCGTCGCCCACCCGTGCCACCACCAGGCCCAGGCGTTCCAGTTCACCGTAGGCACGGCTGATGGTCCCGATGGTCACCCCCAGATTGTCGGAAAGCACCCGATGAGGGGGCAGTTTGCGCCCCGGTTCGATCAAGCCTTCGAGGATGCCCCGCTCCATGACATCTGACAGGCGCTTGTACTTCACACCCTGCCCATTGGACAGTCCCTCTCGCATGATTGACACCATGTCAATATTTGTTTTGACAGCCATCATTCGCCCTAATAGTGTGCTTTTACGGGTTCATTCACCGGGTGAAACCTCTAATTACAAGTTCAATATAGAGTTCAATTCCGGCTCAGGGAAGCAATAAACAATGCCAATGTCCGCCGTCATCGAAAATGCCGAAAAAACCAAAAACCACAAACAATGGCTGGCTGGCCTGATCACCAGTGTGATGTTTCTGATTGTCTGCCTGAGCTGGGGCACCACCTGGCTGGGGATCAAGATCGCGGTGGAAAGCGTGCCGCCACTGACCTCGGCGGGCTTACGCTTCCTCATCGCCTTTCCGCTGTTCCTGTGCTTTGCCCTGGTGCGGCGCGAACCAATCCTGTTTCCACGGGAGAGCCGCTGGTTCTTTGTGTTCGTGACCCTGTGCTATTTCAGCGTGCCGTACTACCTGCTCAACTACGGCGAGATGCACGTCTCGTCCGGCCTGACCGCCCTGCTGTTCAGCTGTATGCCAGTGTTTATCCTGATCTTCTCGGCATTGTTCCTACGCGAGCGCATCTACTTTTCCCAGGTCATCGGGATCGGCATCGGTTTCGGCAGCCTGTACATGATCCTCAAGAGTCAGGGACTGCACCTTGACCATGCCGAGTTCTTCGGCGTACTGGCGATTCTGACCGCCGCGATCATGCATGCCTTGTGCTATGTCATTACCAAGCAAAAAGGCAGCGCCATCAGCGTGATCACCTACAACACCCTGCCCATCGGGATTGCCGGGCTGATGCTGTTCGTCGCCGGCCTCTGGTTTGAATCGCCGACCTTCGAGGCCATCACCCTGCGGTCCTGGAGCGCCCTGTTCTACCTGGGCCTGGTAGCGTCGGTGGGCGGTTTTATCGTGTACTTCATGCTGCTCAAGCGCCTGAGCCCGATCATCCTGTCGTTCGTCTTCATTATTTTCCCGGTGTTCGCCGTGATCATCGGTGCCTGGTACGAAGGCCTGGAACTGTCCCGGGACCTGATGCTGTATTCGGCGATCCTGCTGGCCGGCTTTGCAATCACCAAGCTGCCGATCGAAAAGCTGCTGGCAAAACCCAATTGACCCTTTACCCACCACGCGAGAGAAACATGGAAGTCCTCCGCCAAACCGCCCTGGAGCAGATCTACGCCCACGCCAGCAGCACCTATCCCGAAGAGTGCTGCGGCTTTGTCTTTGCCGACGGCAGCGTGTACCTGGGCAGCAATATCCAGAACGAGTTGCACCGCAAGAACCCCGAGGCCTACCCCCGCAGCGCGGCCAACGGCTACACCTTCTCGGTGACCGACACGCTGCTGATGAACAAGGCCTTTCGCACGGACAACCCGGTGGTGGTGATTTACCACTCCCACCCGGATGTCGGTGCCTACTTCAGCGACGAGGATCAGGACAAGGCCCTCTACATGGGGGAACCGATCTACCCCGTCAGTTACCTGGTGGTGGATGTCCGCCAGGGCAAGGCCCTTGGGTCGAAGCTGTTTGCCTGGGATGGCACGCACTTCGCCCTCAACCCCTTCAACGACCTGCAAACGGAGTTGTACATGAACGCTGTCTCTTTCCCCGACATCCTGGCCCGTGTGGCCAAGTTGCCAGAATCGACCCTCGAGGGTGCCGGATCGACATTGCGCGAAGTCATTGAAGGCCTCTGTGCCCGCTACCCGCAGCTGCGGGCGCACCTGTTCCACGAGAACAACGGCCGGCTCAAGGAACACTTCCTGTTCACGGCCGGGGAAGAACTGATCGGCCCCGACGAGCCGCTGCCCGAAAAAGCAAAAATCGAAGTGCTGCTCGCCACCTCCGGCGGCATGGACATCGAGTCCTTGAGCAACGAGGAAGTGCAGCGCTATGTGCGCCATATCACCCTGCCGGGTGTCGGCCGCGAAGGGCAACTGAGCCTGAAAAAAGCCAGGGTGTTGATCATCGGCACCGGCGGCCTGGGCTCGCCCATCAGCCTGTACCTGGCCGCTGCCGGCATCGGCACCCTGGGCCTGGTGGACTTCGATGTGGTGGAAAGCAGCAACCTGCAACGCCAGGTGGTGCATGGCAACAGCACCCTGGGCCTGCCCAAGGTCGAATCCGCCAAGCGCCGGTTGCAGGACCTCAACGCGCACATCCGGATCAACACCTACGACACCGCGCTGAACGCCGACAATGCCCTGGAACTGGTCGGCGCCTACGATCTGGTGATCGACGGCACGGACAACTTCGAGACCCGCTACCGGGTCAATGATGCCTGCGTACAATTGGGCAAGCCGCTGGTGTATGGCGCGATCTACCGTTTCGACGGCCAGATCAGCGTGTTCAATTACCAGGGCGGGCCCTGCTACCGCTGCCTGTACCCCCACGCCCCGCCGGCGGAACTGGCGCCCAATTGCAGTGCTGGCGGGGTCATCGGTGTACTGCCCGGCGTGGTCGGGATGATCCAGGCCACCGAGGCGATCAAGCTGCTGATCGGCCTGGGCGAGTCCTTGTCCGGCCGGTTGATGCGCTTTGATGCCCTGGCCATGAAATTCAGTGAAATCCGTTTCAAGCGCCGCGCCGACTGCCCGTGCTGCTCCGACCTGCGTGAAGAACATCAGCCCGTAGCCACCGTCTGTGCCGATGCCATCCGCAGCGCTCCAAGCCTGGCCGCAGAGCACTACATCAAGCCCCAGGTGCTCAAGCAGTTGCTGGAGCAGCGCAGCAGCGCCGACATCCTGCTGGATGTGCGCGACGCCAGCGAGCTGGAGGTATGCCAACTGCCCGGCGTGGTGCACATCCCCCTGGCCCAGCTCGACGAGCACCTCGACACGCTCAGCCGTGACAACACCCATTACCTGATCTGCTACGCCGGCATCCGCGCCGAGCAGGCCGCCAGCACCTTGCTGGCCGCTGGCTTTGCCAACACCCGGGTGCTTGAAGGCGGCATGAAACATTGGGTGCGCGACGTCGAACCCGACATGCCTTTGTACTGATCACAGGCCTGGGGGTACTTATCTGATGCTGCACAACTCCATACTCGACGCCATCGGCCAAACGCCCATCGTGCGCCTGGAACAATTCTCCGAAGACCTCGGCATCGAGGTCTTCGCCAAGCTTGAATCCCTGAACCCGGGCGGTAGCCACAAGGCACGGATTGCCTTGGGCATGATCCTCGACGCCGAGCGCCGGGGCATCCTGATTCGTAACTCAGGGCAAACCATCATCGAACCCAGCGGGGGCAACACC comes from the Pseudomonas shahriarae genome and includes:
- a CDS encoding PLP-dependent aminotransferase family protein, coding for MAVKTNIDMVSIMREGLSNGQGVKYKRLSDVMERGILEGLIEPGRKLPPHRVLSDNLGVTIGTISRAYGELERLGLVVARVGDGTFVRKRGMERQRDEGFRNVSEEPRQYFDMSRNMHIPGQETTFLAQSFETLATNAKFLQDISAYTPDAGLPRYRAAGAQWLVQRDFHPIPEQVICVNGGQHGLLCALMALVRAGDTLVTEQLTYPGLITAARMLGIRLIGLEMDEEGVLPAALEEVCRNHRVAALYCTPTIQNPTTAVLSVARREALVRVCREHNLLILEDEAHGVLVQDRPPPLSHFAPERTILISSLSKAVSAGLRVGYVHAPPALVSRISAALRSTCWMATPVTLELATQWIENGTAEHLLRQQVSEISRRKALVEDLLSGLEYRTHLNSPHFWIEVPEPWRASEIEAELKQNNYLIATAEAFAVGQTAVPQFIRASICNTSEDDQLLRAGFDALATALGQGGDRFHL
- a CDS encoding DMT family transporter; the protein is MAGLITSVMFLIVCLSWGTTWLGIKIAVESVPPLTSAGLRFLIAFPLFLCFALVRREPILFPRESRWFFVFVTLCYFSVPYYLLNYGEMHVSSGLTALLFSCMPVFILIFSALFLRERIYFSQVIGIGIGFGSLYMILKSQGLHLDHAEFFGVLAILTAAIMHALCYVITKQKGSAISVITYNTLPIGIAGLMLFVAGLWFESPTFEAITLRSWSALFYLGLVASVGGFIVYFMLLKRLSPIILSFVFIIFPVFAVIIGAWYEGLELSRDLMLYSAILLAGFAITKLPIEKLLAKPN
- the moeB gene encoding molybdopterin-synthase adenylyltransferase MoeB, whose translation is MEVLRQTALEQIYAHASSTYPEECCGFVFADGSVYLGSNIQNELHRKNPEAYPRSAANGYTFSVTDTLLMNKAFRTDNPVVVIYHSHPDVGAYFSDEDQDKALYMGEPIYPVSYLVVDVRQGKALGSKLFAWDGTHFALNPFNDLQTELYMNAVSFPDILARVAKLPESTLEGAGSTLREVIEGLCARYPQLRAHLFHENNGRLKEHFLFTAGEELIGPDEPLPEKAKIEVLLATSGGMDIESLSNEEVQRYVRHITLPGVGREGQLSLKKARVLIIGTGGLGSPISLYLAAAGIGTLGLVDFDVVESSNLQRQVVHGNSTLGLPKVESAKRRLQDLNAHIRINTYDTALNADNALELVGAYDLVIDGTDNFETRYRVNDACVQLGKPLVYGAIYRFDGQISVFNYQGGPCYRCLYPHAPPAELAPNCSAGGVIGVLPGVVGMIQATEAIKLLIGLGESLSGRLMRFDALAMKFSEIRFKRRADCPCCSDLREEHQPVATVCADAIRSAPSLAAEHYIKPQVLKQLLEQRSSADILLDVRDASELEVCQLPGVVHIPLAQLDEHLDTLSRDNTHYLICYAGIRAEQAASTLLAAGFANTRVLEGGMKHWVRDVEPDMPLY